The Armatimonadota bacterium region AGGTGCGACAGCTCCTTCGCTACCGGAATGGCGTTGATGTCGAAGGTGTTGCGGGTATAGGTTTCGAAGGTGCGGATGCCGCGTTCGCACAGGATGATGTTGTAGTTGCCACGCGAGGCGATGTATTCCGCCGCCTGCATCCACTCCTCAATCAGGGACGCCCAACCACGCTTGAGCAGCACCGGCATGTGGGTGTTGCCAATCTCCTTGAGCAGGGCAAAATTGGTCATATTGCGCGTGCCTACCTGAAAGATGTCGGTGTAGCGCGCGACAAGCTCCACATCGCGAGTGTCCATCACCTCGGTAACGATGGGGAGCCCTGTCTCCTCGCGCGCCACCGCGAGTAGCTTGAGCCCCTCTTCGCCCATGCCCTGAAACGAGTAAGGCGAAGTGCTGGGTTTGTATGCTCCGCCACGCAGGATATGCGCCCCCGCTTCCTTCACAAAACGGGCAGTCTGCATCAGCTGCTCTTCCGACTCGATGGTGCACGGACCCGCCATCACCGTCAAGCGGTCTCCTCCAATGGGCACGCCGCGCACCTCGATCACGGTGCCTTCTGGGCGGAAAGCGCGTCCCACCAGCTTGTACGGCTTGGAGATGATAACCACCCGTTCCACGTAGGGTAACGCCTGCAGCTGCTCGGAAAGGTCCGCCTTCTCGGTGTCCAGCACGCCGATACAGCCGACGATGGTGCGCTCGACCCCGCGCGAGACATGCACGCCGAACCCGCGCGACTTCAGGTTATCGGTCAACTCCTCCAGGTCTTTCTCCGTTGCCTGAGGTGTGAGTACGATAATCAAGACGACAACGCTCCTCCTTCAGCAGCTTTGCGATAGGGGTTAGTGAAGGAATTATACAGGAATCAGGGGAGAAACGTCAACCGCTATTGGAAGGCGAGGCTCCCACCGAGCCGTTGGTGTCTGAACCGACCCCCCCAACCCCCTTCCCTACAAGGGAAGGGGGAAACAATTATACACCCCTCTCCTCGTAGGAGCGGGGACGGGGGAGAGGTGGAATCTTGCGAAAAAATCTTTCCCCCCACCCCCGCCCAAATGCTTGACAACCACGCAAGGATGTGATATTGTGTCACCAGTAGCGCAGCTCCCGCAGTGTGGCGAAAATCTCCAGAGGGCTTTTCATCACAACACAAAGGAGGGGGCTTACCAAAATGTTACGACGCTTTCCGTCTCTGCGCACACTGGCTACCGTGTGCATCCTGAGCCTCACCGTGCAGGTAGCCGCTCCGCTCTTCGCCTCCTCCGACATGAGGGGTGGGAGTAGAAAGGACAGTTTCCTCCCTTTCCACTGACAACAATCCCTCTTCCAGCAAACTGCTCGCCTGGACAAACGGGCTATGGAACCTCATCCTCTCCCATTTGCAATCGGGTGCACCACCCCTGCAACCTGCTCGGGGTTCCCCACAGCCCTGGCAACCCGCTTAC contains the following coding sequences:
- a CDS encoding 3-deoxy-7-phosphoheptulonate synthase gives rise to the protein MIIVLTPQATEKDLEELTDNLKSRGFGVHVSRGVERTIVGCIGVLDTEKADLSEQLQALPYVERVVIISKPYKLVGRAFRPEGTVIEVRGVPIGGDRLTVMAGPCTIESEEQLMQTARFVKEAGAHILRGGAYKPSTSPYSFQGMGEEGLKLLAVAREETGLPIVTEVMDTRDVELVARYTDIFQVGTRNMTNFALLKEIGNTHMPVLLKRGWASLIEEWMQAAEYIASRGNYNIILCERGIRTFETYTRNTFDINAIPVAKELSHLPVIADPSHGTGKASLVPAVAAAAIAAGADGIIVEVHPYPERALKDGPQSLRFEAFAQMMERLRAIALAVGRSI